One window of Quercus robur chromosome 12, dhQueRobu3.1, whole genome shotgun sequence genomic DNA carries:
- the LOC126708208 gene encoding pentatricopeptide repeat-containing protein At5g08305-like encodes MAQSASPPHSNTNNLHFPYTLFSQIQNPNIFAWNFMFKAYSHSNSNSNTTASPQQCISLYNLMRRRFGLFPDCHSFPFLFKACARLSLSHKGQKLHSLTFKLGLQHDVFVQNTLLSMYSFCGLLHNACQVFDEIPLSVRDVVSWNSMVSGCIQGRCYWDALKVFDEMLKSDVNARPNEVTLINALTACARIEFLDMGRKIHGLLVRNEFVSQSYPILTEVLKQ; translated from the coding sequence ATGGCGCAATCAGCCTCTCCTCCACACTCCAATACCAACAATCTCCACTTCCCTTACACCCTTTTctctcaaattcaaaaccccaaTATCTTCGCCTGGAATTTCATGTTCAAAGCTTACTCACACAGTAACAGTAACAGTAACACTACTGCTTCACCACAACAATGCATCTCTCTTTACAATCTCATGCGCCGTCGTTTCGGGCTTTTCCCGGACTGCCATTCTTTCCCTTTCCTCTTCAAAGCTTGTGCCCGTCTCTCACTTTCCCACAAAGGTCAAAAGCTTCACTCCCTCACGTTCAAACTCGGTCTCCAACACGATGTCTTCGTCCAAAACACTTTGCTTTCCATGTACTCCTTTTGCGGCTTGCTTCATAATGCTTGCCAAGTTTTCGATGAAATACCACTCTCTGTTCGTGATGTGGTGTCTTGGAACAGTATGGTTTCTGGGTGTATACAAGGACGTTGTTATTGGGATGCCTTGaaggtgtttgatgaaatgctcaAGTCTGATGTTAATGCAAGGCCGAATGAGGTTACTCTTATCAATGCTCTCACCGCTTGTGCAAGGATTGAATTTCTCGACATGGGTCGTAAAATCCATGGATTACTTGTACGAAATGAATTTGTTTCTCAATCCTATCCTATTCTCAcagaagttcttaagcaataa